A stretch of the Aegilops tauschii subsp. strangulata cultivar AL8/78 chromosome 4, Aet v6.0, whole genome shotgun sequence genome encodes the following:
- the LOC109783394 gene encoding SKP1-like protein 1 — translation MKMVRLRSSDGEEFEVAEETIGAASVMIKGMLEDDVAVVVIPLPNVTGPILSRILDYVNRHFSDPHNVTSHTPGADDPLRRFDDSFVQVDQDTLFDLMLAANYLDMQSLLDLTCKTVADQIRGRTLEEIRKKFNIRNDYTKDEEQEVRRENSWAFN, via the exons ATGAAGATGGTTCGTCTCCGCAGCTCCGACGGCGAGGAGTTCGAGGTGGCGGAGGAGACCATCGGCGCGGCGTCGGTGATGATCAAGGGCATGCTAGAGGACGACGTCGCCGTCGTCGTGATCCCGCTCCCCAACGTGACCGGCCCCATCCTCTCCCGCATCCTCGACTACGTCAACAGGCACTTCTCCGACCCCCACAACGTCACCTCGCACACCCCCGGCGCCGACGACCCCCTCAGGCGGTTCGACGACTCCTTCGTCCAGGTCGACCAGGACACCCTCTTCGACCTCATGCTC GCTGCCAATTACCTCGACATGCAGAGCCTGCTCGACCTGACGTGCAAGACGGTGGCGGACCAGATCAGGGGCAGGACCCTCGAGGAGATCCGCAAGAAGTTCAACATCCGCAACGACTACACCAAGGATGAGGAGCAGGAGGTCCGCAGGGAGAACTCGTGGGCATTCAATTAG
- the LOC109783296 gene encoding teosinte glume architecture 1-like encodes MEGWHFPFLHEGDPMSFSAGAAALEIPVCQPLLMAVTPPPPESSSSIVLSSDCVLSILSSPANSSSMDITQMVRPSEQIPSVAQQCLVPDQQFSSSSWFACSQASSGVCTAAGFAALPSMDIEQLNTGAQVLSWNDNEMNCHGIFHVGADGYSEGTSPYFQFSWQ; translated from the coding sequence ATGGAAGGCTGGCACTTCCCCTTTCTACACGAAGGAGACCCAATGAGCTTCAGTGCAGGCGCGGCGGCCCTCGAGATCCCCGTGTGCCAGCCTCTCCTGATGGCCGTCACCCCGCCCCCACCcgagagcagcagcagcatcgTGCTCAGCTCTGATTGTGTTCTCTCTATTCTGTCGTCCCCGGCCAACTCCTCCAGCATGGACATCACCCAGATGGTCCGTCCAAGCGAGCAAATCCCTTCTGTGGCCCAGCAGTGCCTCGTTCCCGACCAGCAGTTCAGCAGCTCCTCCTGGTTCGCCTGCTCCCAGGCCTCCAGCGGTGTCTGCACTGCCGCCGGGTTCGCCGCCTTACCCAGCATGGACATCGAGCAGCTCAACACTGGCGCGCAGGTCCTGAGCTGGAACGACAACGAGATGAACTGCCATGGGATCTTCCACGTCGGCGCTGATGGCTACTCGGAAGGGACGTCGCCGTACTTCCAGTTCTCGTGGCAGTAG